Proteins from one Rhinopithecus roxellana isolate Shanxi Qingling chromosome 18, ASM756505v1, whole genome shotgun sequence genomic window:
- the ESD gene encoding S-formylglutathione hydrolase — protein MALKQISSNKCFGGLQKVFEHDSVELNCKMKFAVYLPPKAETEKCPALYWLSGLTCTEQNFISKSGYHQAASEHGLVVIAPDTSPRGCNIKGEDESWDFGTGAGFYVDATEDPWKTNYRMYSYVTEELPQLINANFPVDPQRMSVFGHSMGGHGALICALKNPGKYKSVSAFAPICNPVLCPWGKKAFSGYLGTDQSKWKAYDATNLVKSYRGSQLDILIDQGKDDQFLLDGQLLPDDFIAACTEKKIPVVFRLQEGYDHSYYFIATFITDHIRHHAKYLNA, from the exons ATGGCATTGAAGCAGATTTCCAGCAACAAGTGCTTTGGGGGATTGCAGAAAGTTTTTGAACATGACAG TGTTGAACTGAACTGCAAAATGAAATTTGCTGTCTACTTACCACCAAAGGCAGAAACTGAAAAGTGCCCTGCACTGTATTGGCTCTCGG GTTTAACTTGCACAGAAcaaaattttatatcaaaatcTGGTTATCATCAAGCTGCTTCAGAACATGGTCTTGTTGTCATTGCTCCAGATACCAGCCCTC GTGGCTGCAATATTAAAGGAGAAGATGAGAGCTGGGACTTTGGCACTGGTGCTGGATTTTATGTTGATGCCACTGAAGATCCTTGGAAAACCAACTACAGAATGTACTCTTATGTCACGGAGGAG CTTCCCCAACTCATAAATGCCAATTTTCCAGTGGATCCCCAAAGGATGTCTGTTTTTGGCCACTCCATGGGAGGCCATGGAGCTCTGATCTGTGCTTTGAAAAATCCTGGAAAATACAAA tCTGTGTCAGCATTTGCTCCAATTTGCAACCCTGTACTCTGTCCCTGGGGCAAAAAAGCCTTTAGTGGATATTTGGGAACAGATCAAAGTAAATGGAAG GCATATGATGCTACCAATCTTGTGAAATCCTATCGAGGATCTCAGCTGGACATACTAATTGATCAAGGAAAAGATGACCAGTTTCTTTTAGATGGACAGTTACTCCCTGATGACTTCATAGCTGCctgtacagaaaagaaaatccccgTTGTTTTTCGATTACAAGAG GGTTATGATCATAGCTACTACTTCATTGCAACCTTTATTACTGACCACATCAGACATCATGCTAAATACCTGAATGCATGA